A portion of the Flavobacterium magnum genome contains these proteins:
- a CDS encoding glycosyltransferase family 2 protein: MKPPLISVLMPVYNCGQYVAEAVDSILNQTVIDFEFIIIDDASTDSTVEIIRQYSDPRITLVVKEANTGYTKSLNMGVSMARGQFIARMDGDDVSLPERFAEQLNLFTSRPEVIVCGSCMTVIGTNGPIMFPETHTEISIALLSSNPVAHPSVMIRSSSLKKFNYVPEKEPAEDYHLWTTLISEGQFYNIQKALIQYRLHDSQISSTKKEVQYKSFFDSRHELLRRLPYSKEKYDDLLTRKSLIPEISNSQDFIKASKWFSDLKKVNKNSGLFPEVAFDDQINHWMTNAALGFFTNHLFQLSTIPLLMYLPLNDVIRILKMHGKFLISKVTT; encoded by the coding sequence TTGAAACCGCCACTTATATCAGTATTGATGCCGGTGTACAACTGCGGGCAATACGTCGCAGAAGCTGTTGATAGTATCTTAAACCAAACGGTTATTGACTTTGAGTTCATAATCATCGACGATGCATCCACAGATTCTACAGTTGAGATCATAAGACAATATTCCGATCCAAGGATCACCTTGGTTGTTAAGGAAGCCAATACGGGATATACGAAAAGCTTAAATATGGGTGTCAGCATGGCTCGGGGGCAGTTTATTGCAAGAATGGATGGCGACGATGTCAGCCTGCCGGAGCGGTTTGCAGAACAGCTAAATCTATTCACCTCACGTCCTGAAGTAATTGTCTGTGGATCATGTATGACTGTAATAGGAACAAACGGGCCGATAATGTTTCCCGAAACCCATACGGAGATTTCAATAGCGCTATTGTCGTCAAATCCAGTGGCCCATCCATCAGTGATGATCAGAAGCTCCAGCCTTAAAAAATTCAATTACGTCCCTGAAAAAGAGCCCGCAGAAGATTATCACTTGTGGACAACATTAATATCAGAAGGCCAGTTTTATAATATTCAAAAAGCGCTTATACAGTACAGGTTACACGACTCTCAAATCTCAAGTACGAAGAAGGAAGTGCAGTATAAAAGTTTTTTTGACTCAAGGCACGAACTCCTCCGCAGGCTTCCTTACAGTAAGGAAAAGTATGATGACCTGTTGACAAGAAAATCCCTGATTCCTGAAATCAGTAACAGTCAGGATTTTATAAAAGCGTCAAAATGGTTTTCAGACTTAAAAAAAGTCAACAAAAATTCAGGGCTTTTTCCGGAAGTGGCATTCGATGACCAGATCAATCATTGGATGACTAACGCCGCACTGGGCTTTTTCACGAATCATCTGTTTCAATTGTCGACAATCCCTCTCCTCATGTATTTACCGCTCAACGACGTGATACGGATCCTGAAAATGCATGGTAAATTCTTAATCTCAAAAGTGACAACATGA
- a CDS encoding glycosyltransferase, whose product MSFGDVPLLDVCNKPTTLISPNATFLTKVISKVRKKLQLFPYFEKKLKAIQSELEYNMVSLPLSEYDLFGIPEIAQSDIVHLHAVHGILDYKRFFSKLNKPLVWTLHDINPVSGIFHLRNDEVLNREKAGVLNEQVLKFKSLAYKLIKHGAVVAPSNWLYREAITRDVFCNVAYYEIPNAVPEMYFTKFAVNTLMRQYGIKNSESKLLFAISDFRDKNKGIDLLIEAVRFVKNEHLRLLIVGNGDRSLFANYNCIDFGYVENDAEMANIYNLADIVILPSRDENLPNVLLESLSCGTPVVSFKVGGMEQYITNGFNGEMAEEITGPSLGKALQTAITSKHLYNRDHIRQAAYDCFSSHGPSEKYKNVYRSLLSSQYKSS is encoded by the coding sequence GTGTCTTTTGGCGACGTTCCGTTACTGGATGTTTGCAACAAGCCGACCACGTTAATATCGCCAAATGCAACGTTTCTGACCAAGGTCATTTCAAAGGTTCGGAAGAAGCTGCAATTGTTTCCATACTTCGAAAAGAAGCTTAAAGCCATACAAAGCGAATTGGAGTATAATATGGTATCATTGCCGTTAAGTGAATATGATCTTTTCGGGATTCCTGAAATTGCACAATCTGATATTGTCCATCTCCACGCCGTCCACGGAATATTAGATTACAAACGGTTTTTCAGCAAATTGAACAAACCCTTAGTTTGGACATTACACGATATCAATCCCGTTTCCGGTATTTTTCATCTCCGCAATGACGAAGTTTTGAATCGCGAAAAGGCGGGCGTCTTAAATGAGCAGGTATTAAAATTTAAATCATTAGCTTACAAACTTATAAAACACGGTGCAGTCGTTGCGCCGTCCAATTGGCTTTACCGGGAAGCCATAACGCGTGACGTGTTCTGCAATGTAGCTTACTATGAAATCCCAAATGCCGTTCCAGAAATGTATTTCACCAAGTTTGCTGTAAATACCCTGATGAGACAGTACGGTATTAAGAATTCAGAAAGCAAGCTGCTTTTCGCTATTTCAGATTTCCGGGACAAAAATAAAGGCATCGATTTGCTGATTGAGGCTGTCCGGTTTGTGAAAAATGAACACCTGCGGCTGCTTATTGTAGGAAATGGCGACCGATCTCTTTTCGCCAATTATAACTGCATTGATTTTGGTTATGTAGAGAATGATGCAGAAATGGCGAATATTTATAATTTAGCAGATATTGTCATCTTGCCAAGCCGGGACGAAAATCTTCCGAACGTACTTTTAGAATCACTGAGTTGCGGAACACCGGTAGTCTCATTTAAAGTCGGTGGTATGGAGCAGTATATTACAAATGGCTTTAACGGGGAAATGGCTGAGGAAATTACCGGCCCATCCCTCGGGAAGGCGTTGCAAACAGCAATCACGAGCAAACACCTTTACAACCGGGATCATATCAGGCAGGCAGCGTATGATTGTTTTAGCAGCCACGGTCCATCTGAAAAGTATAAAAATGTTTACCGTAGCTTATTGTCATCACAGTACAAGTCAAGCTGA